In the Gemmatimonadaceae bacterium genome, one interval contains:
- a CDS encoding NADH-quinone oxidoreductase subunit N — translation MPPFDLSVPSQLMAALGPDLVLMGGAMLLLLWAAWRPASVAHQRSVGVASLALTVITGAYVVWSLYQQRTATAGPIAVDNFRWMADLVILLGTVFAIALTIDDNDRMGLTVAESHVLILLASAGMMLLAAAQDLMIVFLGIELMSLSVYALAGINRRSARGAEGALKYFLLGAFATAFLLYGMALVYGATGATNLIDIADRVNTLGLAHSPLLIMGIGLMLIGFGFKVAAVPFHMWAPDVYDGAPSPITAYMAATVKAAAFAALLRVWTEAFPTVYHAWHPAVAGLAIATMVGGNAIGLAQRNIKRMLAYSSIAHAGFLLVALAAGTTQATGAVLFYLLAYTLATFGAFAVIIVMSRPGDRPVMVDDFAGLWSVRPWLALGTGVLMLSLLGFPIFGGAGFFAKWYVLQAALQAPVPQTMLAVVLVLTTVVSAGYYLSVVMVMFMKPRPDDAAVPGPIAALTRAVVVVTVLAILVLGVVPDNFAGFAQAGAIAPPPVNVAGSTPSPVAR, via the coding sequence ATGCCTCCGTTCGATCTCTCCGTCCCGTCGCAGCTGATGGCGGCCCTCGGCCCCGACCTCGTGCTGATGGGGGGCGCCATGCTGCTCCTCCTCTGGGCCGCGTGGCGGCCGGCATCGGTGGCCCACCAGCGCAGCGTGGGAGTCGCCAGCCTCGCGCTCACCGTAATCACCGGCGCCTACGTGGTGTGGAGTCTGTACCAGCAGCGCACGGCGACCGCTGGGCCGATCGCCGTGGACAACTTCCGCTGGATGGCCGACCTCGTCATCCTGCTCGGCACCGTATTCGCCATCGCGCTCACGATTGACGACAACGACCGGATGGGGCTCACGGTAGCCGAGTCGCACGTGCTCATCCTCCTCGCCTCCGCGGGGATGATGCTGCTGGCCGCCGCCCAGGATCTGATGATCGTGTTTCTCGGCATCGAGTTGATGTCGTTGTCGGTGTACGCATTGGCGGGCATCAACCGGCGCAGCGCGCGCGGAGCGGAAGGCGCGCTCAAGTACTTCCTGCTGGGCGCCTTCGCCACGGCCTTCCTGCTCTACGGCATGGCGCTCGTGTACGGCGCCACCGGAGCGACCAACCTGATCGACATCGCCGACCGCGTGAATACGCTCGGCCTCGCGCACAGTCCGCTGCTCATCATGGGCATCGGTCTCATGCTCATCGGGTTCGGCTTCAAGGTAGCAGCGGTTCCGTTCCACATGTGGGCGCCCGACGTGTACGATGGTGCGCCCTCCCCGATCACGGCCTACATGGCCGCGACGGTCAAGGCGGCGGCGTTCGCCGCGCTGCTGCGCGTCTGGACGGAGGCGTTCCCAACCGTCTACCACGCCTGGCATCCGGCCGTGGCCGGGCTGGCCATCGCCACAATGGTCGGGGGCAACGCCATCGGGCTCGCCCAACGCAACATCAAGCGCATGCTCGCGTACTCCAGCATCGCGCACGCCGGATTCCTGCTCGTCGCGCTCGCCGCCGGCACCACGCAGGCCACCGGCGCCGTGCTGTTCTACCTCCTGGCGTATACGCTCGCCACGTTCGGCGCGTTCGCGGTCATCATCGTGATGTCGCGACCGGGCGACCGGCCGGTGATGGTCGACGACTTCGCCGGGCTCTGGTCCGTGCGGCCATGGCTGGCCCTGGGCACGGGGGTCCTGATGCTGTCCCTGCTCGGCTTCCCGATCTTCGGTGGCGCCGGATTCTTTGCCAAGTGGTACGTGCTGCAGGCCGCCCTCCAGGCCCCCGTTCCGCAGACCATGCTCGCCGTGGTCCTCGTGCTTACCACCGTGGTGTCGGCAGGCTATTACCTCTCCGTGGTAATGGTGATGTTCATGAAGCCGCGTCCCGACGACGCGGCCGTCCCAGGCCCCATCGCTGCGCTCACCCGGGCCGTGGTCGTGGTGACCGTGCTCGCGATCCTGGTGCTCGGCGTCGTACCCGACAACTTCGCCGGGTTCGCCCAGGCGGGCGCGATCGCGCCACCACCGGTCAACGTGGCGGGGAGCACGCCGTCTCCCGTCGCCCGCTAA
- a CDS encoding phosphomannomutase/phosphoglucomutase, giving the protein MTVESGIFREYDIRGVVGKDLTTEAARAVGAAYARYLAERGSAGPLVVGRDNRPSGGALRDALVEGLTARGVNVVDIGVVPTPLMYWSLNHLDVAGGIQITGSHNPPEFNGFKICRGTTSVYGAEIQELYRLTQQPGGPTGAGTVRTEQVIDRYVDDIVARIGPLARKVKVIYDCGNGAGALVAPRLFARLGVDGRGLFCESDGTFPNHHPDPTVPANLSALIAAVRAEGAELGIAFDGDADRIGVVDQDGEIIWGDRLLIVYARDVLRRTGRGQSIIFDVKCSQALPDAIRAAGGEPVMWKTGHSLIKEKMKALHAPLAGEMSGHMFFTEGFYGHDDALYGAGRLLRIVADAGRTVRELLADVPASFATPEIRIDCPDNLKFDVVARAVAHFRATRDVIDVDGVRVLFGDGWGLIRASNTQPVIVARFEARTPERLDAIRAEMEGWLRAQGVRV; this is encoded by the coding sequence ATGACCGTTGAATCAGGAATCTTTCGCGAATACGACATTCGAGGCGTGGTAGGCAAGGACCTCACCACCGAGGCGGCTCGCGCCGTCGGCGCCGCCTATGCCCGCTATCTCGCCGAGCGTGGGAGCGCCGGGCCCCTCGTCGTCGGGCGCGACAACCGGCCCAGCGGCGGTGCCCTTCGCGATGCCCTGGTGGAGGGACTCACCGCGCGCGGCGTGAACGTGGTTGACATCGGCGTTGTGCCCACGCCGCTCATGTACTGGAGTCTCAACCACCTTGATGTCGCCGGCGGTATCCAGATCACCGGCTCGCATAATCCACCCGAATTCAACGGCTTCAAGATCTGCCGCGGCACGACCTCCGTGTACGGGGCGGAAATCCAGGAGTTGTACCGCCTGACGCAGCAACCCGGTGGGCCCACCGGAGCGGGCACGGTGCGCACCGAACAGGTGATCGACCGCTACGTGGACGACATCGTCGCGCGCATCGGACCTCTGGCGCGCAAGGTGAAGGTGATCTATGACTGCGGCAACGGGGCAGGGGCGCTGGTCGCGCCGCGCCTCTTCGCACGATTGGGCGTGGACGGCCGCGGCCTGTTCTGCGAGAGCGACGGCACGTTTCCCAATCATCACCCCGACCCGACCGTTCCGGCGAACCTCAGCGCGCTGATCGCTGCAGTGCGCGCGGAGGGCGCCGAGTTGGGCATCGCCTTCGATGGCGACGCTGATCGCATCGGCGTGGTCGATCAGGATGGAGAGATCATCTGGGGTGACCGGCTCCTGATCGTCTACGCGCGTGACGTGCTCCGCCGCACCGGCCGGGGGCAGTCCATCATCTTCGACGTGAAGTGCTCGCAGGCCCTCCCCGACGCCATCCGTGCCGCGGGGGGCGAGCCCGTGATGTGGAAGACCGGGCATTCGCTGATCAAGGAGAAGATGAAGGCACTGCACGCGCCGCTGGCCGGCGAGATGTCGGGGCACATGTTCTTCACCGAAGGGTTCTACGGTCACGACGACGCGCTGTACGGAGCGGGCCGCCTGCTGCGCATCGTGGCCGATGCCGGCCGCACCGTGCGTGAACTGCTCGCCGACGTGCCCGCCTCCTTTGCCACGCCCGAGATCCGCATCGATTGTCCCGACAATCTCAAGTTCGACGTCGTGGCCCGGGCCGTCGCGCATTTCCGCGCCACCCGCGACGTGATCGACGTGGACGGTGTGCGCGTGCTATTCGGCGACGGCTGGGGCCTGATCCGCGCGTCGAACACGCAACCCGTGATCGTGGCCCGGTTCGAAGCACGCACGCCGGAACGGCTGGACGCCATCCGCGCCGAGATGGAAGGCTGGCTGCGCGCGCAGGGCGTGCGGGTGTGA
- the nuoL gene encoding NADH-quinone oxidoreductase subunit L: MLLQTAVSPGAHPLAGTIAAWMWAIPLLPLLGFLINGALSLFAVARCGPADPSAASHDTHGDAGADAHPAVHDEHAATRHRFAAITSVVGPGVLVAAFLLAFSIFLTMRAVPDMTAPFVQRYFSWMPVGDLSIDAAFRLDQLSMVMVLVVTGVGMLIHLFSVGYMREDPGYPRYFAYLNLFVFFMLVLVLGANYPILFIGWEGVGLCSYLLIGFWFSEKANADAGKKAFIVNRIGDFGFLIAMFLLFANFKTLDFSQLQAQSGQIVFGGALITAICLFFFLGCAGKSAQIPLYIWLPDAMAGPTPVSALIHAATMVTAGVYLIARSNFLFAAAPVAGLTVIAVGAVTALFAATIGLKQWDIKKVLAYSTVSQLGYMFVAVGAGAYVAGIFHLMTHAFFKALLFLGAGSVIHVMHEAYHHTHNHDDAQDMRNMGGLKQYMKVTWILMWIATLAISGIPPFSGFFSKDEILGTVFARAQGSTLAQASWLGVPGTAVLYGAYALGLAAALLTAIYMTRLMLYTFHGPNRTGEKERAHLHEAPWIMTGPLVVLGILAAVGGWFNLPEIITRAIPLGPSGLLEHWLDPVVGAGTARVIGTGAQTAPSTEGMLIAVAVAIAIAGIATAVVVLKPAALVPKSQAKPEEGFDLVLANKYYVDEIYDATVVEPVYAVSRNVLWRGIDVGLIDGLFVNGSAWAARFAGWVGSQLQSGQLGTYAWVLVLGVLLVLGALRHSVLP; the protein is encoded by the coding sequence ATGCTCCTTCAAACCGCCGTCTCCCCGGGCGCCCATCCGCTGGCCGGCACCATCGCCGCCTGGATGTGGGCCATCCCGCTCCTGCCGCTCCTGGGATTCCTGATCAACGGAGCGCTGTCGCTGTTCGCCGTGGCGCGATGCGGGCCGGCCGATCCGAGCGCCGCGTCGCACGACACGCACGGCGACGCCGGGGCCGACGCCCATCCCGCCGTCCACGACGAGCACGCGGCCACGCGTCATCGCTTCGCCGCCATCACGAGCGTCGTGGGGCCGGGCGTGCTGGTGGCCGCCTTCCTGCTCGCCTTCTCGATCTTCCTCACGATGCGCGCCGTACCCGACATGACGGCGCCCTTCGTGCAACGCTACTTCTCGTGGATGCCGGTGGGTGACCTGTCCATCGACGCGGCGTTCCGCCTCGACCAGCTCTCGATGGTGATGGTGCTCGTCGTGACTGGCGTCGGGATGCTCATCCATCTGTTCAGCGTCGGCTACATGCGCGAAGACCCGGGGTATCCGCGGTACTTCGCGTATCTGAACCTGTTCGTCTTCTTCATGCTCGTACTGGTCCTCGGCGCCAACTACCCGATCCTGTTCATCGGCTGGGAGGGCGTGGGCCTCTGCTCATATCTGCTCATCGGATTCTGGTTCAGCGAGAAGGCCAACGCCGATGCCGGCAAGAAGGCGTTCATCGTCAACCGCATCGGGGACTTCGGATTCCTCATCGCGATGTTCCTGCTGTTCGCGAACTTCAAGACGCTGGACTTCAGCCAGTTGCAGGCCCAGTCGGGGCAGATCGTCTTCGGGGGCGCGCTGATCACGGCCATCTGCCTGTTCTTCTTCCTCGGCTGCGCGGGGAAGAGCGCCCAGATTCCGCTCTACATCTGGCTCCCCGACGCGATGGCCGGCCCCACCCCCGTGTCGGCCCTGATCCACGCCGCCACCATGGTGACGGCGGGCGTGTACCTGATCGCGCGCAGCAATTTCCTGTTCGCCGCGGCGCCCGTGGCCGGGCTCACCGTGATCGCCGTGGGCGCGGTCACCGCGCTGTTCGCCGCCACCATCGGCCTCAAGCAGTGGGACATCAAGAAGGTGCTCGCCTACTCCACCGTCTCGCAGCTCGGCTACATGTTCGTGGCCGTCGGGGCGGGGGCGTACGTGGCTGGCATTTTCCACCTGATGACGCACGCCTTCTTCAAGGCGTTGCTCTTCCTTGGTGCCGGCTCGGTCATCCACGTCATGCACGAGGCGTACCACCACACGCACAACCACGACGACGCCCAGGACATGCGCAACATGGGTGGCCTCAAGCAGTACATGAAGGTCACCTGGATCCTGATGTGGATCGCCACCCTCGCCATCTCGGGTATTCCCCCGTTCTCCGGCTTCTTCTCCAAGGACGAAATCCTGGGCACCGTGTTCGCCCGCGCCCAGGGAAGTACGCTCGCCCAGGCCAGCTGGCTGGGCGTGCCCGGCACGGCGGTGCTCTACGGCGCGTATGCCCTCGGACTCGCCGCGGCCCTGCTCACCGCCATCTACATGACTCGCCTCATGCTCTACACCTTCCACGGCCCCAACCGGACCGGGGAGAAGGAGCGCGCGCACCTGCACGAAGCCCCGTGGATCATGACCGGGCCGCTCGTCGTGCTCGGCATCCTCGCCGCAGTGGGCGGCTGGTTCAATCTGCCGGAGATCATCACCCGCGCGATTCCGCTGGGGCCCTCCGGCCTGCTGGAACACTGGCTCGACCCCGTGGTCGGGGCCGGCACTGCCCGGGTGATCGGCACCGGCGCCCAAACGGCCCCGAGTACCGAAGGAATGCTCATCGCGGTGGCGGTCGCCATCGCCATCGCGGGCATCGCCACCGCCGTGGTCGTGCTCAAACCGGCGGCACTCGTTCCCAAGTCGCAGGCCAAGCCCGAGGAAGGATTCGACCTCGTGCTCGCCAACAAGTATTACGTCGATGAGATCTACGATGCGACGGTAGTCGAGCCCGTCTACGCGGTCTCGCGCAATGTGCTCTGGCGCGGAATCGACGTTGGGCTGATCGACGGACTCTTCGTGAACGGCAGTGCCTGGGCGGCCCGCTTCGCCGGCTGGGTCGGATCACAGCTCCAATCGGGGCAGCTCGGCACGTACGCGTGGGTGCTCGTGCTGGGCGTGCTGCTCGTGCTCGGCGCCTTACGCCACTCGGTGCTGCCATGA
- a CDS encoding NADH-quinone oxidoreductase subunit I has translation MAIGIKVVDRPIEQTSYIRATLKGMALTAKHLLNPQKVTTQYPEQKKSLSPRWRGTHRMLTTEDGKAKCVACGLCPSICPANCIKLVPGEDEKGNRYPLLFEIDEFRCIFCGYCQEVCPEEAIHVGRHYENSEYSREGFVYDLERLTAQTHPVCEMWDPADPKGE, from the coding sequence ATGGCAATCGGCATCAAGGTCGTCGACCGCCCGATCGAGCAGACGAGCTACATTCGCGCCACGCTCAAAGGCATGGCGCTCACCGCCAAGCACCTGCTCAATCCGCAGAAGGTGACCACGCAGTATCCCGAGCAGAAGAAGTCCCTCTCGCCTCGGTGGCGGGGGACGCATCGGATGCTGACCACCGAGGACGGCAAGGCCAAGTGCGTGGCCTGTGGGCTGTGCCCATCGATCTGTCCGGCCAACTGCATCAAGCTCGTGCCCGGTGAGGATGAGAAGGGCAACCGGTATCCGCTCCTGTTCGAGATCGACGAATTCCGGTGCATCTTCTGCGGGTACTGCCAGGAGGTCTGTCCGGAGGAAGCGATCCACGTCGGGCGGCATTACGAGAACTCGGAATACAGCCGGGAGGGGTTCGTGTACGACCTCGAGCGGCTGACGGCGCAGACGCACCCGGTATGCGAGATGTGGGATCCTGCCGACCCCAAGGGGGAGTGA
- the nuoK gene encoding NADH-quinone oxidoreductase subunit NuoK, producing MLAESLFFSAVLFAIGVVGVLTRRNAIILFMCVELMLNAVNLTFIAFAREYGAGGQVFVFLVMTVAAAEAAVGLAIIIALFRHRHTVDLQNINLLKG from the coding sequence ATGCTCGCTGAGTCGCTGTTCTTCTCCGCTGTGCTGTTCGCGATCGGGGTGGTGGGCGTGCTCACGCGCCGCAACGCCATCATTCTCTTCATGTGCGTGGAACTGATGCTCAACGCCGTGAACCTGACGTTCATCGCGTTCGCGCGCGAGTACGGCGCCGGCGGACAGGTCTTCGTCTTCCTCGTCATGACCGTCGCAGCCGCCGAAGCCGCCGTGGGCCTCGCGATCATCATCGCGCTCTTCCGTCACCGGCACACGGTCGACCTTCAGAACATCAACCTGCTGAAGGGCTGA
- a CDS encoding NADH-quinone oxidoreductase subunit M: MNEFLTSIGYMHWVLPVLLVVPTLGAIAIWLQGLPGGAPGDDDVVSGTATTPRMIALVTFVIEFVISLGLWWSFVPAAVGWQALYSIPWIPSWGIRFTVGIDGISLMMILLTTSMMVLAVLGSWTSIRKRAHSYYALLLILTAGMLGVFMALDLFLFYVMWEVMLVPMYFIIGVWGGDRRLYASLKFFLYTMVGSLLMLVAIIYLGLAAKSRLTGIPNFGYDAVLATATFSPTVGLWLFGAFFLAFAVKVPMFPFHTWLPDAHVEAPTAGSVVLASIMLKLGTFGFLRLAVPLFAGAATNPTVRGIVLTLAVVGIVYGALVSLVQPDFKKLVAYSSVSHLGFVMLGIFALTVQSVQGALMVMINHGISTGALFFLIGMIYERRHTRLIEDYGGLARVVPMFATALTLVALSSIGVPGTNGFVGEFLVLIGAFRNYPGFAFIATTAVIFSAAYLLWAIQRILFNRLDKPANAHIPDLNRREIALLVPLLAAIVWLGIYPQPVLRRMEPTVERFVQTVQTRAMMSDDTGGIR; encoded by the coding sequence ATGAACGAGTTCCTGACCTCCATCGGCTACATGCACTGGGTGCTCCCGGTGTTGCTGGTCGTGCCGACGCTGGGCGCGATCGCGATCTGGCTGCAGGGTCTCCCCGGCGGCGCCCCCGGCGACGACGACGTGGTCTCGGGCACGGCCACGACGCCGCGCATGATCGCCCTCGTCACGTTCGTCATCGAATTCGTGATCTCGCTCGGTCTCTGGTGGTCATTCGTTCCCGCGGCCGTGGGGTGGCAGGCCCTATACAGCATTCCGTGGATTCCGTCGTGGGGCATTCGCTTCACCGTGGGGATCGACGGGATCTCGCTGATGATGATCCTCCTCACCACGTCCATGATGGTGCTGGCCGTGTTGGGCAGCTGGACCAGTATTCGCAAACGCGCCCATTCGTACTACGCCTTGCTGCTCATCCTCACGGCGGGCATGCTCGGCGTGTTCATGGCGCTCGATCTGTTCCTGTTCTACGTGATGTGGGAAGTGATGCTCGTGCCGATGTACTTCATCATCGGCGTGTGGGGCGGGGACCGTCGCCTCTACGCGAGCCTCAAGTTCTTCCTCTACACGATGGTCGGCTCGCTGCTCATGCTGGTCGCCATCATCTACCTCGGACTGGCCGCCAAGTCGCGCCTCACCGGCATCCCGAACTTCGGCTACGACGCGGTCCTCGCTACGGCCACGTTCTCACCGACCGTCGGGCTGTGGCTGTTCGGCGCCTTCTTCCTGGCCTTCGCCGTGAAGGTGCCGATGTTCCCGTTCCACACATGGTTGCCCGATGCGCACGTCGAGGCGCCGACGGCGGGGTCAGTCGTCCTGGCCAGCATCATGCTCAAGCTGGGAACGTTCGGATTTCTGCGCCTCGCCGTGCCCCTCTTTGCCGGCGCGGCCACCAACCCGACGGTGCGGGGCATCGTCCTCACGCTGGCCGTGGTCGGCATCGTCTACGGCGCCCTCGTATCGCTGGTGCAGCCCGACTTCAAGAAGCTCGTAGCCTATTCGTCGGTCAGCCACCTTGGGTTCGTGATGCTCGGCATCTTCGCGCTCACCGTGCAGAGCGTGCAGGGCGCGCTCATGGTGATGATCAACCACGGCATCTCCACCGGCGCGCTGTTCTTCCTGATCGGCATGATCTATGAGCGGCGCCACACGCGCCTCATCGAAGACTACGGCGGGCTCGCGCGCGTCGTCCCGATGTTCGCGACGGCGCTGACCCTCGTCGCCCTCAGCAGTATCGGCGTGCCCGGCACCAACGGCTTCGTCGGCGAGTTCCTGGTACTGATCGGCGCTTTCCGCAACTACCCCGGGTTCGCCTTCATCGCCACCACCGCCGTCATCTTCTCGGCCGCGTACCTGCTGTGGGCCATCCAGCGCATCCTGTTCAATCGGTTGGATAAGCCGGCCAACGCCCACATTCCGGACCTCAACCGCCGTGAAATCGCCCTGCTCGTGCCCCTGCTCGCCGCCATCGTCTGGCTCGGCATCTACCCCCAGCCCGTTCTCCGGCGCATGGAACCTACGGTGGAGCGGTTCGTGCAGACCGTGCAGACGCGGGCCATGATGAGTGACGATACGGGAGGGATCAGGTGA
- the nuoH gene encoding NADH-quinone oxidoreductase subunit NuoH, protein MNAFIHPLLQVASPQLPPPSITVYLVATAIKILVVFTVYLTGVALLTLAERKVSAWIQDRHGPNRVGPGGLLQPAADGLKNFMKEETYPGQANLPLFVLAPAIAFIPALLTWCVIPFASPLPTRWGLIDMVVAPLPVGYLFILAISSLGVYGIVLAGWSSNNKYALLGGLRSSAQMVSYEIAMGMSTIPVLLLSGNVALNDIVLQQARGMWNVLGLTIAFLIFLVAAFAETNRLPFDLPEAESELVAGYHSEYSAMKFSMFFIAEYANMVTASALMVTLFFGGWDIPGHWDVAPWSAWKTLATGGFFVFKVLFFLFFYMWIRWTLPRFRYDQLMALGWKLMLPLSLGYIVVMASAILGLDASGVARGSWAFGLSLLALNVVLVVILFFLIDRGRLISPAYSRLEKRDVDKLQAVASRSSLTTEGRN, encoded by the coding sequence ATGAACGCCTTCATCCATCCGCTGCTGCAGGTGGCGAGCCCGCAGCTTCCACCGCCGTCGATCACGGTGTACCTCGTGGCCACCGCGATCAAGATCCTGGTCGTCTTCACGGTCTACCTCACGGGCGTGGCGCTGCTCACGCTGGCCGAACGCAAGGTCTCGGCCTGGATCCAGGACCGGCACGGGCCCAATCGCGTGGGACCCGGTGGCCTGCTCCAACCGGCAGCCGACGGGCTCAAGAATTTCATGAAGGAGGAGACGTACCCGGGACAGGCCAACCTGCCGCTGTTCGTGCTCGCGCCCGCAATCGCGTTCATTCCGGCGCTCCTCACGTGGTGCGTGATCCCGTTCGCATCGCCGCTCCCCACGCGGTGGGGGCTGATCGACATGGTCGTTGCCCCGCTGCCGGTGGGCTATCTGTTCATCCTGGCCATCTCGTCGCTCGGCGTGTACGGCATCGTGCTCGCCGGGTGGAGTTCCAACAACAAGTACGCGCTCCTGGGCGGGTTGCGGTCCAGCGCTCAGATGGTGTCATACGAGATCGCGATGGGCATGTCCACGATCCCGGTGCTGCTCCTGTCCGGCAATGTGGCCCTCAACGACATCGTGCTCCAGCAGGCGCGCGGGATGTGGAACGTGCTCGGGCTCACGATCGCGTTCCTGATCTTCCTCGTGGCGGCGTTCGCCGAGACCAACCGCCTGCCGTTCGATCTTCCCGAGGCGGAATCCGAGTTGGTGGCCGGCTATCACTCGGAGTACAGTGCGATGAAGTTCTCGATGTTCTTCATCGCCGAGTACGCGAACATGGTGACGGCCAGCGCGCTGATGGTCACACTGTTCTTCGGCGGGTGGGATATTCCGGGACACTGGGACGTCGCGCCCTGGAGCGCCTGGAAGACCCTGGCCACGGGCGGATTCTTCGTCTTCAAGGTGCTGTTCTTCCTGTTCTTCTACATGTGGATCCGTTGGACGCTGCCGCGGTTCCGCTACGACCAACTGATGGCGCTGGGCTGGAAGCTCATGCTCCCGCTGTCGCTGGGCTACATCGTCGTGATGGCGAGCGCCATCCTCGGGCTCGACGCCTCGGGCGTGGCCCGCGGGTCGTGGGCGTTCGGTCTGTCCCTGCTGGCCCTCAATGTGGTGCTGGTGGTCATCCTGTTCTTCCTGATCGATCGCGGCCGGCTGATCAGTCCGGCCTATTCCAGACTCGAGAAGCGCGACGTCGACAAGCTGCAGGCCGTCGCATCGCGTTCGTCGTTGACGACGGAGGGCCGTAACTGA
- a CDS encoding NADH-quinone oxidoreductase subunit J, with product MPDAPSLFYAFHFYLFGLIAIVSAVVFVTRRSPVAAAMWLVVVMFSLAALYVMLDAQFIGVIQVLVYAGAIMVVFLFVVMLLNLGQPSQTADARGLGWKLAAGAMGIGLVAELFTLVHGVSAAPYTLPEGYAATQVATQGAIAPFAGALFHQYLLPFEITSVVLLAAIVGAVVLGIRRTDAR from the coding sequence ATGCCGGACGCCCCCTCGCTGTTCTACGCGTTTCACTTCTACCTGTTCGGCCTCATCGCGATCGTGTCGGCCGTGGTCTTCGTGACGCGCCGCAGTCCCGTGGCGGCCGCCATGTGGCTGGTGGTCGTGATGTTCTCTCTGGCGGCGCTCTACGTGATGCTGGACGCCCAGTTCATCGGCGTCATCCAGGTGCTGGTCTATGCCGGCGCGATCATGGTGGTGTTCCTGTTCGTGGTCATGCTGCTCAACCTCGGGCAACCATCCCAGACGGCCGACGCCCGCGGATTGGGCTGGAAGCTCGCCGCGGGCGCGATGGGCATTGGGCTCGTCGCCGAACTGTTCACGCTCGTCCACGGCGTATCGGCCGCTCCGTACACGCTCCCCGAGGGCTACGCGGCCACGCAGGTGGCCACCCAAGGCGCCATCGCGCCGTTCGCCGGGGCGCTCTTCCATCAATATCTGCTCCCCTTCGAAATCACGAGCGTGGTGCTCCTTGCCGCCATCGTCGGCGCCGTGGTCCTGGGAATCCGGAGGACCGATGCTCGCTGA